A genomic window from Streptomyces broussonetiae includes:
- a CDS encoding DUF6986 family protein: MGQQEKVATSLAGAVSEEISASLAPVDAELERRYPGDPGTRQPVHTVYVPGDAFAADTIRSWGAQALAALDEHAPDAASFAAVLGLSDELAEPVYSRVRAKLEREPIEDLRVDFEDGYGPRPDAEEDGTAARAARLVAEAYRDGTAAPYMGIRMKCMEAAVRDRGIRTLDVFLTGLMEAGGLPEGLVLTLPKVTYPEQVGAFVRLLEAFEKAHGLDAGRLGFEIQIETSQSILATDGTAAVARMIQAAGGRATGLHYGTFDYSACLGVSAAYQASDHPAADHAKAVMQVAAAGTGVRVSDGSTNVLPVGPTAKVHDAWRLHYGLTRRALARAYYQGWDMHPGHIPTRYAAVFAFYREGYEQAAGRLARYANRAGGDVMDEPATAKALSGYLLRGLDCGALDIAEVARLSGLTRADLESFAAPRRGDLTVSAK; the protein is encoded by the coding sequence ATGGGTCAGCAGGAGAAGGTGGCGACGAGTCTCGCGGGTGCCGTCAGCGAGGAGATCAGCGCCTCCCTCGCGCCGGTCGACGCGGAGCTGGAGCGCCGCTACCCCGGGGACCCCGGCACCCGGCAGCCCGTCCACACCGTGTACGTCCCCGGTGACGCCTTCGCCGCCGACACCATCCGCTCCTGGGGCGCCCAGGCCCTCGCCGCCCTCGACGAGCACGCCCCCGACGCCGCCTCCTTCGCGGCCGTCCTCGGCCTGTCCGACGAACTGGCCGAGCCGGTCTACTCGCGCGTGCGCGCCAAGCTGGAACGCGAGCCCATCGAGGACCTGCGCGTCGACTTCGAGGACGGCTACGGCCCCCGCCCCGACGCCGAGGAGGACGGGACGGCGGCCCGCGCGGCCCGCCTGGTCGCCGAGGCGTACCGCGACGGCACGGCGGCGCCGTACATGGGCATCCGTATGAAGTGCATGGAGGCGGCTGTCCGCGACCGCGGCATCCGCACCCTCGACGTCTTCCTCACCGGCCTGATGGAGGCCGGGGGCCTGCCCGAGGGCCTGGTCCTCACGCTGCCGAAGGTGACGTATCCCGAGCAGGTCGGCGCCTTCGTGCGCCTCCTGGAGGCCTTCGAGAAGGCCCACGGCCTCGACGCCGGGCGACTCGGCTTCGAGATCCAGATCGAGACCAGCCAGTCCATCCTCGCCACCGACGGCACCGCCGCCGTCGCCCGGATGATCCAGGCCGCCGGGGGCCGCGCCACCGGGCTGCACTACGGCACCTTCGACTACAGCGCCTGCCTCGGCGTCTCCGCCGCCTACCAGGCCAGTGACCACCCGGCCGCCGACCACGCCAAGGCCGTCATGCAGGTGGCCGCCGCGGGCACCGGCGTGCGCGTCTCCGACGGCTCCACGAACGTCCTGCCCGTCGGCCCGACCGCCAAGGTCCACGACGCCTGGCGGCTGCACTACGGCCTCACCCGCCGCGCCCTGGCCCGCGCCTACTACCAGGGCTGGGACATGCACCCCGGTCACATCCCGACCCGCTACGCCGCCGTCTTCGCCTTCTACCGCGAGGGCTACGAGCAGGCCGCCGGCCGCCTCGCCCGCTACGCCAACCGCGCCGGCGGCGACGTGATGGACGAGCCCGCCACCGCCAAGGCGCTCAGCGGCTATCTGCTGCGCGGGCTGGACTGCGGCGCCCTGGACATCGCCGAGGTCGCCCGCCTCAGCGGCCTGACCCGCGCCGACCTGGAGTCCTTCGCGGCGCCCCGGCGCGGTGACCTGACGGTCTCCGCGAAGTAG
- a CDS encoding electron transfer flavoprotein subunit alpha/FixB family protein — MAEVLVYVDHVDGAVRKPTLELLTLARRIGEPVAVALGAGAADTAATLAEHGAVKVLTHDASEYADYLVVPKVDALQAAHEQVSPAAVLVPSSAEGKEIAARLALRIGSGIITDAIDLEAGDEGPVATQSVFAASFTTKSRVSKGTPVITVKPNSAAVEAAPAAGAVEALAVTFSDKATGTKVTARTPRESTGRPELTEAAIVVSGGRGVNGAENFSIIEALADSLGAAVGASRAAVDAGWYPHTNQVGQTGKSVSPQLYIANGISGAIQHRAGMQTSKTIVAVNKDPEAPIFELVDYGVVGDLFDVVPQLTEEIKTRKG; from the coding sequence ATGGCTGAAGTCCTCGTCTACGTCGACCACGTGGACGGTGCCGTCCGCAAGCCCACCCTGGAGCTGCTGACCCTGGCCCGCCGCATCGGCGAGCCCGTCGCCGTCGCCCTCGGGGCCGGCGCCGCCGACACCGCCGCCACCCTCGCCGAGCACGGCGCGGTGAAGGTCCTCACCCACGACGCGTCCGAGTACGCCGACTACCTGGTCGTGCCGAAGGTCGACGCCCTCCAGGCCGCCCACGAGCAGGTGTCCCCGGCCGCCGTGCTGGTCCCGTCCTCCGCCGAGGGCAAGGAGATCGCCGCCCGTCTGGCGCTGCGCATCGGCTCCGGCATCATCACCGACGCCATCGACCTCGAGGCCGGCGACGAGGGCCCGGTGGCCACCCAGTCGGTGTTCGCCGCGTCCTTCACCACCAAGTCCCGTGTCAGCAAGGGCACCCCGGTCATCACGGTCAAGCCGAACTCGGCCGCCGTGGAGGCTGCCCCGGCCGCCGGTGCGGTCGAGGCCCTCGCCGTGACCTTCTCGGACAAGGCGACCGGTACCAAGGTCACCGCCCGTACCCCGCGTGAGTCCACGGGCCGCCCGGAGCTGACCGAGGCCGCGATCGTGGTCTCCGGCGGCCGTGGTGTCAACGGCGCCGAGAACTTCTCGATCATCGAGGCGCTCGCCGACTCCCTCGGTGCGGCCGTCGGCGCCTCGCGTGCCGCCGTCGACGCCGGCTGGTACCCGCACACCAACCAGGTCGGCCAGACCGGTAAGTCGGTCTCGCCGCAGCTCTACATCGCCAACGGCATCTCCGGCGCGATCCAGCACCGCGCCGGTATGCAGACCTCCAAGACGATCGTGGCCGTCAACAAGGACCCCGAGGCCCCGATCTTCGAGCTGGTCGACTACGGCGTCGTCGGCGACCTGTTCGACGTCGTCCCGCAGCTGACCGAGGAGATCAAGACCCGCAAGGGCTGA
- a CDS encoding electron transfer flavoprotein subunit beta/FixA family protein has protein sequence MSLRIVVTVKYVPDATGDRHFADDLTVDRDDVDGLLSELDEYAVEQALQIAENYDGDGDAEVTVLTVGPEDAKDALRKALSMGADKAIHVEDDDLHGTDAIGTSLVLAKAIEKAGFDLVVSGMASTDGTMGVVPALVAERLGVPQVTLLSEVSVEDGVIKGRRDGDAASEQLEASLPAVVSVTDQSGEARYPSFKGIMAAKKKPVQSWDLSDLDVEAEEVGLEGAFTTVEAANERPARTAGTIVKDEGEGGKQLAEFLASQKFI, from the coding sequence GTGAGCTTGAGGATCGTTGTCACTGTGAAGTACGTGCCCGACGCCACTGGCGACCGGCACTTCGCCGATGACCTGACCGTCGACCGCGACGACGTGGACGGTCTGCTCTCCGAGCTGGACGAGTACGCGGTCGAGCAGGCCCTCCAGATCGCGGAGAACTACGACGGTGACGGCGACGCCGAGGTCACCGTGCTGACGGTCGGCCCGGAGGACGCCAAGGACGCCCTCCGCAAGGCCCTGTCGATGGGTGCCGACAAGGCCATCCACGTCGAGGACGACGACCTGCACGGCACCGACGCCATCGGCACCTCCCTGGTGCTCGCCAAGGCGATCGAGAAGGCCGGCTTCGACCTGGTCGTCTCCGGCATGGCGTCGACGGACGGCACCATGGGTGTCGTGCCGGCGCTGGTCGCCGAGCGTCTCGGTGTCCCGCAGGTCACCCTGCTCTCCGAGGTCTCCGTCGAGGACGGCGTGATCAAGGGCCGTCGTGACGGCGACGCGGCGAGCGAGCAGCTCGAGGCCTCCCTCCCGGCGGTCGTGTCCGTGACGGACCAGTCCGGCGAGGCCCGCTACCCGTCCTTCAAGGGCATCATGGCGGCCAAGAAGAAGCCGGTTCAGTCCTGGGACCTGTCCGACCTGGACGTCGAGGCCGAAGAGGTCGGTCTCGAGGGTGCGTTCACCACGGTCGAGGCCGCGAACGAGCGCCCGGCGCGCACGGCCGGCACCATCGTCAAGGACGAGGGCGAGGGCGGCAAGCAGCTCGCTGAGTTCCTCGCGAGCCAGAAGTTCATCTAA
- a CDS encoding flavin reductase family protein, translated as MTASPELGSPRLASPDLLRSTFRRHAAGVAVITARGVSGPVGFTATSLTSVSAEPPLISFGIGTGASSWPAIAETDHVGVHILGEHQSELAATFARSGAERFGAPTAWRTGPEGVPVLDGVLAWLVCRIVGRVPAGDHRIVLAEVVLGDPSGSGRPLLYHQGRFNGLRD; from the coding sequence ATGACGGCCTCGCCCGAACTAGGCAGCCCCCGGCTCGCCTCCCCCGACCTGCTCCGCTCGACCTTCCGCCGGCACGCTGCCGGTGTGGCGGTGATCACCGCACGTGGTGTCTCCGGCCCCGTCGGCTTCACCGCCACCTCCCTGACCTCGGTCTCCGCCGAGCCCCCGCTGATCTCCTTCGGCATCGGCACGGGCGCCTCCAGCTGGCCCGCGATCGCCGAGACGGACCACGTCGGCGTGCACATACTCGGTGAGCACCAGAGCGAGCTGGCCGCCACCTTCGCCCGCAGCGGTGCCGAGCGCTTCGGTGCGCCCACGGCCTGGCGTACCGGACCGGAGGGCGTGCCGGTGCTCGACGGCGTGCTCGCCTGGCTGGTCTGCCGGATCGTCGGCCGTGTCCCGGCCGGTGATCACCGCATCGTGCTTGCCGAGGTCGTCCTCGGCGACCCGTCCGGCTCCGGCCGCCCGCTCCTGTACCACCAGGGCCGATTCAACGGCCTGCGGGACTGA